Genomic DNA from Paenibacillus sp. MBLB1832:
CGACGCCTTCAGATGTATTGCGTAAAACTTACGGGGATGATATCCTGTTGTCTGATGATCAAAGTGAGCAGACGGTTTATCATCTTCTGAAAGAATTCGTTTATGAGAACCAGACGTATGCAGTTATGCAATCGGATGAACTGAAAAAGGACGACGAAGTTGCCCTTTTTCGAGTAGTCACTAGCGCTGACGGCGAATACGAATTAGTTACGATTGACGACGACGATGAGTGGGAAACGGTTTCTGAATTATATGACGAGATGATGTTTCCTGAGCAGGACGACTTGTAAGAAGATAACCGAGCGGATAGCATCCGCTCGGTTTTGTTGTGCATATGGTTATGGATCGAATGGCAGTCTATAGTAAATATGGAAGAGACGAGTACTACTCATAGGGGGTCTAGATGCGTTGTGAACACCATGCAGGAGCAAGAAGAATCAGAAAAGCCAAGGCGAAGTAAGCTGAAATGGATTCTCCTCATCATTAGCATCGTTCTGCTGCTTGCCATCGGGACTGTTGCTGGGCTTGGATTATTCATCGCGAGCGCGTTACAGCCCGTAGAAGCCTCTGATCAAGAGGTACGTGTATCCATCCCGCAAGGATCAAGCTCCAATCAAATTGCCGAAGAGTTGAAAACAAAGGGACTTATAAAGAATTCATCCATTTTCATGTACTACTTAAAATACAAAAAACAAGGCTCTAAGTTCCAAGCTGGGGAGTATGCGATGAAACCAGGTATGACCTTCGTTCAAATGATTGATAAGCTGAATGAGGGGGATGTCATCAAGGAAGAAATGATTCGCATCACGATTCCTGAGGGCTACACCATTGAACAAATAGCTGCGAAAATTGGCGAGCAAACCGCTTGGAAAAAAGATGCTTTCTTGAAGCTGGTGGATGATTCCACTCGATTTAAAAATGACATGACGGCTTCCATACCCGATAATAAGAATGTAAGGCATCGCTTAGAAGGCTATATATTCCCAGAAACCTATGAGTTTAAAAAAGGCTCGACCGAGCAGGAATTCATCGAGCGTTCCTTGCAAGAGCTGGATAAGAAGCTGGTTTCATTGCCTTTCGACTGGAAAGACAAGCTGAAAGCAAGAGGTTTATCGATTCATCAAATGCTGACAATTGCTTCCCTAATTGAACGTGAGGTTGTCGTTGATGAGGAGCGTGCACTTGTCTCAGGGGTGATCGTGAATCGCTTGAAGATGAACATGCCGCTTCAAATTGACGCAACG
This window encodes:
- a CDS encoding DUF1292 domain-containing protein — protein: MSTTPSDVLRKTYGDDILLSDDQSEQTVYHLLKEFVYENQTYAVMQSDELKKDDEVALFRVVTSADGEYELVTIDDDDEWETVSELYDEMMFPEQDDL
- the mltG gene encoding endolytic transglycosylase MltG translates to MQEQEESEKPRRSKLKWILLIISIVLLLAIGTVAGLGLFIASALQPVEASDQEVRVSIPQGSSSNQIAEELKTKGLIKNSSIFMYYLKYKKQGSKFQAGEYAMKPGMTFVQMIDKLNEGDVIKEEMIRITIPEGYTIEQIAAKIGEQTAWKKDAFLKLVDDSTRFKNDMTASIPDNKNVRHRLEGYIFPETYEFKKGSTEQEFIERSLQELDKKLVSLPFDWKDKLKARGLSIHQMLTIASLIEREVVVDEERALVSGVIVNRLKMNMPLQIDATIQYLFDKPKERLLEKDLQIQSPYNTYLNTGLPPGPIASPSLASMKAAIYPEETNYVFYVTKKDGTKGHLFAETFEEHKKNIANSNKASK